Proteins from a single region of Thermococcus sp. EP1:
- a CDS encoding carbohydrate ABC transporter permease gives MGKKTMAALALIIPGMTAFLFFNIYPILYSIYIAFTNAKLGNFPIQAPNAEALTFVGLENFKWALGDPKFRSAFVWTWGFVATSVTLKVIVGILLSVLYNNKYVKGKFFYRALLIIPWALPLLFSVMVWRFMFDPVVGPINIILKDVGISNPPDWMTSVTWGFVALNLIEVWLAYPFMMTVITSALQSVPDTLIEAAIIDGASYWQRLTRVVIPIVSKPIAFATILTSAASFQYFLVPFIYNAGLFEDRFLLLYGYRKAFGSSVPHYGRAAAILLIATIVLAVYMFVNMRITKLQEGVKG, from the coding sequence ATGGGCAAAAAAACCATGGCTGCTCTCGCTTTAATAATCCCTGGTATGACGGCATTTTTATTCTTCAATATCTATCCAATACTCTATTCTATATATATTGCGTTCACAAATGCTAAATTGGGCAATTTTCCAATTCAAGCCCCAAATGCTGAGGCTTTAACATTTGTTGGGTTAGAAAACTTCAAATGGGCGTTGGGTGATCCAAAATTTAGATCTGCATTTGTGTGGACATGGGGTTTTGTTGCAACAAGTGTGACTTTAAAAGTTATTGTTGGAATTCTTTTGAGTGTTCTTTATAACAATAAGTATGTAAAAGGAAAGTTCTTCTATAGGGCATTGTTAATAATCCCTTGGGCATTACCCTTGCTCTTTTCAGTGATGGTGTGGCGTTTTATGTTTGACCCTGTAGTGGGACCTATAAATATCATATTGAAGGATGTTGGAATAAGTAATCCTCCAGATTGGATGACAAGTGTAACTTGGGGTTTTGTGGCTCTAAATCTAATTGAAGTATGGCTTGCTTATCCCTTTATGATGACGGTAATAACTTCAGCCCTCCAAAGTGTACCGGACACCCTTATAGAAGCAGCGATTATTGATGGGGCAAGCTACTGGCAGAGATTGACCAGAGTTGTTATACCAATTGTAAGTAAACCAATTGCATTTGCTACTATACTAACATCTGCAGCAAGCTTCCAATACTTCCTGGTGCCATTTATCTATAACGCTGGTCTTTTTGAAGATAGATTCTTACTACTTTATGGATATAGAAAGGCCTTCGGAAGTTCAGTGCCTCACTATGGAAGGGCTGCTGCAATTCTTCTAATAGCCACGATAGTATTGGCTGTTTACATGTTTGTCAACATGAGGATAACCAAACTTCAGGAGGGTGTCAAAGGATGA
- a CDS encoding extracellular solute-binding protein: protein MKKTLYALLFIGVLVVAVVASGCIGGETTTQPTSSPTQTTTTTEEKKVTIVIWHAIGPNELKAFEDLIAEFEIEYPNIDIQLEQKADLETSLKAAIPAGQGPDLFMWAHDWIGKFAEAGLLEPIDEYVTPEILNKFSPMAQNAIEYGGHYYAMPYAAETVALIYNKDLVPNPPKTFDEMKAIMEKYYNEAEGTYGLATPMDPYFLSGWVHAFGGYYFDDKTKTPGLDKPETLQGFKFFFEQIFPYVAKTQDYNAQVSLFHDGKAPMMINGPWSIPDVRNAGINFGIVPLPAINDQQRPHPYGGVRLIYVAKLTDPSKKDAIWTFLKWFTTNPDAIKTLSLQNGYIPVLTEVLNDPEIQNDPVLYGFGQAVQYAIPMPKSPEMGAVWGPVGTAITDIIAEKKTIEQALQDAQKEILDALSGG from the coding sequence ATGAAAAAAACTCTATATGCCTTGTTATTTATTGGAGTATTAGTCGTGGCCGTTGTGGCAAGTGGGTGTATTGGGGGAGAGACCACTACTCAACCAACGTCAAGCCCCACCCAAACCACAACAACTACTGAAGAAAAGAAGGTCACGATTGTTATTTGGCATGCCATTGGTCCGAATGAGCTTAAGGCTTTTGAGGATCTTATAGCAGAATTTGAAATTGAGTATCCAAATATTGATATCCAGCTTGAGCAGAAAGCTGATCTTGAAACCTCACTCAAAGCTGCCATTCCTGCAGGTCAAGGACCTGATCTCTTCATGTGGGCTCACGACTGGATTGGTAAGTTTGCTGAAGCCGGACTTCTTGAGCCGATTGATGAGTATGTAACACCGGAAATTCTTAACAAGTTTAGTCCAATGGCTCAAAATGCAATTGAGTATGGTGGACACTATTATGCAATGCCATATGCCGCTGAGACTGTCGCGTTAATTTACAACAAAGATTTAGTTCCAAACCCACCAAAGACTTTTGATGAGATGAAGGCTATTATGGAGAAGTACTATAACGAAGCTGAAGGAACTTATGGACTTGCTACTCCAATGGATCCATACTTCCTTTCAGGATGGGTGCATGCATTTGGTGGCTATTACTTTGATGACAAGACAAAGACTCCAGGTCTCGATAAGCCCGAGACTTTGCAGGGCTTCAAGTTCTTCTTCGAGCAAATATTCCCATATGTTGCTAAAACTCAAGATTATAATGCTCAAGTGAGTCTTTTCCATGATGGAAAAGCTCCAATGATGATAAACGGACCATGGAGCATCCCTGATGTTAGAAACGCTGGAATTAACTTTGGAATAGTCCCATTACCCGCTATCAACGATCAGCAAAGACCTCACCCATATGGTGGAGTTAGATTAATCTATGTTGCCAAACTCACAGATCCAAGTAAGAAAGATGCTATTTGGACATTCCTCAAGTGGTTTACTACAAATCCAGATGCTATAAAGACTCTTTCACTCCAAAATGGATACATTCCTGTTCTTACTGAAGTGCTCAATGATCCAGAAATCCAAAATGATCCAGTGCTCTATGGATTTGGTCAAGCAGTTCAGTATGCAATTCCAATGCCAAAGAGCCCAGAAATGGGTGCTGTATGGGGACCTGTTGGAACAGCTATCACTGATATAATTGCTGAAAAGAAGACTATTGAGCAAGCCCTCCAAGATGCACAAAAAGAAATCCTTGATGCCCTTAGTGGCGGTTGA
- a CDS encoding ABC transporter permease subunit has product MKFKIEIPKRRDELIKSILLTLFALFVLALLLFPVYYMAMLSIKPSGALATTEIDIVPDEVTFSNYRNLLFGHIEGLIKTTDFGIKAESGTIKDTLNRYEVRFQEGEITGSYSSRFTLIDTEVIERSGGEEREEPDGTKVIVRGDSIILKTQKVESTGGVKNLKLLAKKVTLIIHAPAEVPIDISKFTKVGENTYEAENIELVLKDGGIISTEKATFTTTNFAFIRLAKVGGEVPDYMKRSLLIASLTVILTLLFVIPSAYAFSRLKFFGREHVLYFYLMFTQVAGGLGIAGLVALYGMLVKLHLTNNIFVLPIIYAAGGVPFNTWLLKSYLDSIPPDFDEAALVDGAGYLQIIRHVLIPMALPGLATVAIFAFIGGWTELILANLLLNQENYPLTVWLYTMLANLRSISWNQFAAAALVFALPVFIMFLLAQNYVRSGLTLGGLKE; this is encoded by the coding sequence ATGAAATTCAAAATTGAAATTCCTAAAAGGAGAGATGAATTAATAAAGTCGATTTTATTAACACTATTTGCCTTGTTTGTATTAGCCCTCCTCTTATTCCCAGTTTATTATATGGCAATGCTTTCAATTAAACCTTCGGGGGCTCTTGCGACTACTGAGATTGATATAGTGCCTGATGAGGTGACCTTCTCCAATTATAGGAATCTGCTTTTTGGCCATATAGAAGGCCTAATAAAAACAACAGACTTCGGGATAAAGGCAGAAAGTGGTACTATAAAGGATACCCTAAACAGGTATGAGGTGAGATTTCAAGAAGGTGAGATAACTGGAAGTTATTCGAGTAGATTTACTCTAATAGATACAGAGGTCATCGAAAGAAGTGGTGGGGAAGAGAGAGAAGAGCCGGATGGTACAAAAGTTATAGTACGGGGAGATAGTATAATACTGAAAACACAAAAAGTTGAAAGTACGGGAGGCGTTAAAAATCTCAAACTACTTGCAAAGAAAGTGACTTTGATTATACATGCTCCTGCTGAGGTACCAATAGATATCTCAAAGTTCACTAAAGTCGGAGAAAATACGTATGAAGCTGAAAACATTGAGCTTGTTTTAAAAGATGGAGGAATAATCTCCACTGAAAAAGCAACTTTTACAACTACTAATTTTGCATTCATACGCCTTGCAAAAGTTGGTGGAGAAGTCCCGGATTACATGAAACGAAGTTTGTTAATAGCAAGTTTGACTGTTATCCTAACCCTGCTCTTTGTTATTCCTTCTGCGTATGCATTCTCTAGGCTGAAGTTCTTTGGAAGGGAACATGTATTGTACTTTTACTTGATGTTTACCCAAGTGGCTGGTGGATTAGGAATAGCTGGATTGGTTGCTCTTTATGGGATGTTGGTAAAGCTTCATCTAACTAATAATATCTTTGTCTTACCCATTATTTATGCTGCGGGAGGTGTGCCATTTAATACTTGGTTGCTCAAGTCATATTTGGACTCAATTCCACCAGACTTTGATGAAGCAGCATTAGTAGATGGTGCAGGGTATCTACAAATCATAAGGCACGTTCTTATCCCAATGGCATTACCTGGATTAGCAACTGTTGCAATATTTGCGTTTATTGGGGGTTGGACAGAGTTAATTCTAGCCAATTTGCTTCTTAACCAAGAGAATTATCCTCTTACCGTATGGCTCTATACAATGCTTGCTAATTTGAGGTCTATTTCGTGGAACCAATTTGCAGCTGCTGCATTGGTATTTGCTCTTCCAGTATTTATCATGTTCCTCCTAGCCCAGAACTATGTTAGGAGTGGGCTTACTCTTGGAGGATTGAAAGAATGA
- a CDS encoding alpha amylase N-terminal ig-like domain-containing protein, giving the protein MYKIFGFRNDEYLGKVGIVEFSIPKSGTYAYLLGNFNAFNEGSFRMREQRSRWSIKIELPEGFWYYAFSIDGNYVLDPENEERANFRRVSYKAEIKANIAKIYSGEKFYHYPSVSYLYSLGHYTYIRFRALKGSTKKVFFVEKKKYEMEKKAADDLFEYFEVKIPKQTKLSYYFEVHSKDGILHYGDFEVDLKEQSKKYCVPFWVFDRVFYQIMPDRFANGNPENDPKDEIRFGNISHHGGDLEGILQKISYLKELGVNALYLTPIFESMTYHGYDILDYYKVAKKFGGDTVFEEFITKMKREEIKVVLDGVFHHTSFFHPYFQDVLKNENKSKYRNFYRITGFPVVSKEFLELLNSDIPWNEKYKKLKSFKWNYESFFSVWLMPRLNHDNEEVREFIKDVTHYWLRKGISGWRLDVAHGVPPKLWKEVRENLQESAYLIGEVMDDPRLWVFDKFHGTMNYPLYEAILRFFVNEEINAQEFLNWLELLSIYLGPVEYTMYNFLDNHDVDRMLGLLQDKRKYVCALVFLFTYKGIPSIYYGSEIGMDNTKGAFMERSRTPMVWDMEKWDKELFEITRELIKLRKTSKALQIGAFEPIEFKDGLLLYKRVHKDEDILVGINYSKKRVAIKETPKQVLLGHLDGKYLGPFSFFIAHSL; this is encoded by the coding sequence ATGTATAAAATTTTCGGCTTTAGAAATGATGAATATTTAGGAAAAGTTGGAATTGTGGAATTTTCAATACCAAAGAGTGGTACATATGCTTATCTTCTGGGAAATTTCAATGCATTTAATGAAGGGAGCTTTAGGATGAGAGAACAAAGAAGTAGATGGAGTATAAAGATCGAACTTCCTGAAGGATTTTGGTATTATGCTTTTTCGATTGATGGTAATTACGTTCTTGATCCTGAAAATGAAGAGAGAGCTAATTTTAGAAGGGTTTCATACAAAGCTGAAATAAAAGCTAACATCGCGAAAATTTACTCAGGAGAAAAGTTCTATCACTATCCTTCAGTTAGTTACCTCTATTCTTTGGGTCACTATACTTATATTAGGTTTAGGGCCCTTAAAGGAAGTACTAAAAAAGTGTTCTTTGTAGAAAAAAAGAAGTATGAAATGGAGAAAAAAGCTGCCGATGACCTTTTTGAATATTTTGAAGTTAAAATTCCCAAACAAACCAAGCTTTCTTACTATTTTGAAGTTCATAGTAAAGATGGGATTCTTCATTATGGAGATTTTGAAGTTGATCTTAAGGAACAATCCAAGAAATACTGTGTTCCTTTTTGGGTTTTTGATAGGGTGTTCTATCAGATAATGCCTGATCGATTTGCTAACGGAAACCCAGAAAATGATCCAAAAGATGAAATTAGATTTGGGAATATATCTCATCATGGGGGTGATTTAGAGGGAATACTTCAGAAAATTAGTTATTTAAAGGAATTGGGAGTTAATGCTCTTTACCTGACTCCAATCTTTGAATCGATGACGTATCATGGATATGATATACTGGATTATTATAAAGTAGCTAAAAAATTTGGAGGAGACACGGTATTTGAGGAATTTATTACAAAAATGAAAAGAGAAGAGATAAAAGTTGTTTTGGATGGAGTGTTCCATCATACGAGTTTCTTTCATCCGTATTTCCAAGATGTCCTAAAAAATGAGAATAAAAGTAAGTATAGGAATTTTTACCGAATAACTGGATTTCCAGTAGTTTCTAAGGAATTTCTTGAGCTCTTAAATTCCGATATTCCTTGGAACGAGAAATACAAAAAACTTAAGTCTTTTAAGTGGAATTACGAAAGTTTTTTCTCTGTGTGGTTAATGCCTCGTTTGAATCATGACAATGAGGAGGTTAGAGAATTTATTAAGGACGTAACTCACTACTGGCTTAGAAAGGGGATCAGTGGATGGAGATTAGATGTTGCTCACGGAGTGCCACCAAAACTATGGAAAGAGGTACGGGAAAACCTACAGGAGAGTGCATATCTAATTGGAGAAGTTATGGATGACCCAAGGTTATGGGTATTTGATAAGTTTCATGGGACTATGAATTATCCTCTTTATGAAGCAATTCTTAGATTTTTTGTCAATGAGGAGATAAACGCTCAAGAATTTCTAAATTGGCTCGAACTGTTGAGTATCTATCTTGGGCCAGTGGAGTATACAATGTATAACTTTCTTGACAACCATGACGTGGATAGAATGCTCGGCTTACTTCAAGACAAAAGGAAATATGTGTGTGCATTAGTTTTTCTTTTCACATACAAAGGAATCCCTTCAATTTATTATGGAAGTGAGATAGGTATGGACAACACAAAGGGAGCATTTATGGAACGCTCAAGAACACCCATGGTATGGGACATGGAAAAGTGGGATAAGGAGTTATTTGAAATTACTCGGGAATTAATAAAACTCAGAAAAACCAGTAAGGCACTTCAAATTGGAGCGTTTGAACCTATAGAGTTTAAGGATGGTTTGCTTCTTTACAAAAGAGTGCACAAAGATGAGGATATCTTAGTAGGGATTAACTATTCAAAGAAGAGGGTAGCAATAAAAGAAACCCCTAAGCAGGTTTTATTGGGTCATTTGGATGGCAAGTATCTGGGTCCATTTTCGTTCTTTATTGCACATTCATTGTGA
- the trmBL1 gene encoding HTH-type sugar sensing transcriptional regulator TrmBL1 — translation MREEEIIKMLQKLGLTKYESLAYITLLKLGTSKATDLTKESGIPHTRIYDVLSSLHRKGFVDIMHGTPRMYKPVNPELVFEKLKEEIINDIGVIKDALLELYKSVHGEDIPEIWTIHGFENTLERAEYIVRSARREVLINTPFEFLTLLKDEIRKRKDIIFVIVSNFDEIPDWLNRENIILAKSGGAPWLMATWVIGDIDYALFFGALPKDRRREKFYSFWGKSPKLIQNYMHWFYTMYFDNSELVKPVDYEKLKKPFEVANIRTLITILNQTKLPKAMEIIGHFVDTREEATIKGKVTEYEYTSLTANITLIDENGKAWKIGGLGSYFEDIEGEKFILLE, via the coding sequence ATGAGAGAAGAAGAGATAATTAAAATGCTACAGAAGCTTGGTTTAACAAAATATGAAAGCCTAGCCTATATAACCCTTCTAAAACTTGGCACAAGCAAAGCTACAGACCTTACAAAAGAAAGTGGGATCCCCCACACTAGAATATACGACGTTCTCAGCTCCCTTCATAGAAAAGGATTCGTCGATATAATGCATGGTACTCCAAGGATGTATAAACCAGTGAACCCAGAACTTGTTTTTGAAAAATTAAAAGAAGAAATAATAAACGATATTGGAGTTATAAAGGACGCCCTTCTGGAGTTATATAAATCCGTTCACGGAGAGGATATACCAGAAATTTGGACAATCCATGGATTTGAAAACACTCTCGAAAGGGCAGAATACATAGTGAGAAGTGCCAGAAGAGAAGTGCTAATAAATACTCCATTTGAATTCCTCACACTACTCAAGGACGAGATTAGAAAGAGAAAAGACATAATCTTCGTCATTGTAAGTAACTTTGATGAAATTCCGGACTGGTTAAATAGAGAGAATATCATTCTAGCCAAAAGTGGAGGAGCACCTTGGCTAATGGCAACTTGGGTTATTGGAGATATTGACTATGCTCTTTTCTTTGGAGCTCTTCCAAAGGATCGGAGAAGGGAAAAGTTTTACTCCTTCTGGGGCAAGTCTCCAAAATTAATCCAAAACTACATGCACTGGTTTTATACAATGTACTTTGATAACAGTGAACTCGTGAAACCCGTTGATTATGAAAAACTCAAAAAACCCTTTGAAGTTGCGAATATAAGAACTCTCATAACCATTCTTAATCAAACAAAACTACCTAAAGCTATGGAAATTATTGGCCATTTTGTTGATACCCGGGAAGAGGCAACCATCAAGGGCAAAGTAACAGAGTATGAATACACCTCCCTAACCGCCAATATAACACTTATAGATGAGAATGGAAAGGCATGGAAAATTGGAGGATTAGGAAGCTATTTCGAGGATATAGAAGGAGAAAAGTTCATCCTCCTTGAATAA